The Phlebotomus papatasi isolate M1 chromosome 3, Ppap_2.1, whole genome shotgun sequence genomic sequence ttaattcatcaaaaattattaaagaagtgGTCAGTGAAgtgatttgtgggaaaattctgtgaattttactgtcttttcttgtgtttttttagtgtgaaaactGCCCTCGAAAATTGCTCTGCAGATCGTATTTGTCATCTGTTTTGGGGCTCTTGAGGGCTTTTTTTTAGACATCCTGATACTCTATCTTCTCGGGAAGAGGCCCTAGAAGTTCTAGGTAGCCTCCCAGAGAATCCGTGTACTGTTAGGAAGCCTTCCGGACACAAAAACTAATTCCATTATATGACCAGAAGTGTCATTGACTAGAAAGAAATTCCTTTTTGTCCTTcaagaattgtaaaaatttcacatcttttgcactgtaaggattctagaatagtttctttttctttgtaaaggaagaagagaataaaaatgttacaagaaagattaaaattttccaattttctatcagtgttcgTTAACCCATTGTCTTTTGGTCTCGAAAAAACCtgcaaatttcacaaatttatcacaattatcatattttttaactttattagCTCTCTCTCAACATAGTTAGGCAAGAAGAATACCTAAAGAATaatcaaaattcctaaaaacattaaaaaataaatgcaacatcagccactttttttaGGGTGTCCAGATTTGAatgcaaaaatgactttttcctttagtagtggttcctctggtttagattttttttgaatagtgGTGTGGTGTGGGTTGGGTGTGGATATCGAAGAAATCCAAAAGAAACAAATCATTCAGGCACACTCAGTAAGTTGATTGAAGTCGTAAATATGAAATTCTAGATACTCATCATAATCTCTTTACAGccgcagaaagaaaaaaagaatttgtaaGAATCAAAAACTAGTCGCAGCCGTCATTTTAGAAGTTCCGGAAGATAGTACGTCAACACAGTTAACAATAGACTTGAAATGAGATTGGAATCTATCAAATGGATTTCTGATGCTAAGTTCTTCTTGCTAAGATGCAAGAGAACTTAAGAACTGCAGGCAGAGAAACTTCAACAGGTAGTACGATATTTTGTAATGAGGATTGATGTATAAAAGATTGAAACATCTCCAAGTTCAAAGAAACAGATGAAATTGCAACGAAAATTGACTTCCAATGGTCAAAAATTTCGTTTGTGGAGTGAGAGAAAACAGACAACATTATTGAATTTTGGTGCGAAGTCAGGAGCCACAAGGACGCTGCTGGAGACAACCCATTTTATGATCTTGCGGGATTCGCTCTTAAGGTTCTCTCCCTACCTTGGGCTAACGCTGAGGTGGAGAGAACCTTTAGCCAAATGAATATAGTAAAACATCCATTAAGAAATAGAATGAGCGATCCCGTATTagtatcaattttaaaaatccgtGCTGGGTTAAAGAGGATGGGAAAATGCTGCAATGAAATAAGCCTTCAAGTGCATATCCTTGGAAAAATTGGTACAAGTGCAGCGTACGAGGGAGAAGTGACAGTGGCAGAAGAAGACGAAATGGGAGACATtccttatttatattaaaatgataatttttttgtattatttttgtgGTATTCTGTGATATTCTTCCTCTttcaaatgtaaaaaatatatttaaaacgtgaatgttttttggatttgaaattattttcaataaatcattaaagagcaaaaaattcttTCCTTAATTTCGCTcttgattttgagaaaaaaaaatcaatctttaATGACTACTAATTTTATTATACATGGCTCgcgtaagaaataaaaataagtgtcaaaccaatattataaattaaatcatttttttaacccACACAAATGAAAAGTTGTGTATGAAATCTcatatttcttgtaaaaattctcatatttttacaaataacagataaatattcaaatttttgaattttaggagAATTCTAGGAGTTTTTAGCTCTTGATTTAGGAGGAACTGTCATTAAAGTGTTGGCAACACTGATCGGTAGTGCTGTCATTTTCGCAAAAAGTAAACAGTGtttcttgtgtttttctttgatttttgagagtttaaaagtaacaaaaagtccagaaaatatgcctaaaaaatcaAAGAAGTAGGGAACTTTAGAATAAAACATgtaaatattgtataaaattaattttcatggaTTTTTTCAGATCAAAACATCGTAGCCGTAGGGATGATTCAAGCGATTCAGGAAGTTCAAGTGATTATAGAAGATCAGACAAGAGGAAACAcgcaaagaagaaaaagaagtccCGCAGGAGATCCAGCTCCTCCTCCTCCAGTGAAGAAGACTCAactaaaaaatcttttgaactCATGAAGAGGTTAGAAGCACGACGTCAGCAGGAGATTTTGGATCGAAAACGTTTACGAGAAGAGATGAAGGCCAATGAGACTCCGGAGGAAAAACGTGCTCGGAGGCTATTTGAAAAGCAACAGAAGGAGCAGAAGCGAAGGGAGAGAATGGGCTGGGATAAGGAATATCAACACTATACGAATCAGGATAATCCCTTCGGAGATTCCCATCTAACTTCGACTTTTGTGTGGTCGAAGAAGCTGGAAAAGGAGGGTTTAAAGGATGCCACAGCTGAACAGCTTGAGGCACTGAATAGGCACAAGCAGCTGGAGAATAAGATTGAACTTGAGAAAGTGAAAAAGCGAAGGCAGGAGAGAGAATTGGAGCGTCAGAAGCGCGAAGAAGAGCAAAATATGATGCAGAGATCGAGAGAAGCGGCTCAGTTTGAGGAATGGGAGCGTCAGGAAGATCAGTTTCACTTAGAGCAGGCACGTCTGAGGAGTAAAATAAGAATTCAGGATGGCAGAGCAAAGCCCATTGATCTCCTGGCGCAGTACATTTCCGAAAAGAATCTGGATGATTGCCTAGAGATGCAGATGCATGAGCCCTACACTTATCTCAATGGACTGGGAATCAAGGATCTGGAAGATCTCACGGCAGACATTAAGGTATACATGGAGCTGGAGAAATCTAAAAATTCTGAATATTGGGAAGATTTGACCATCATTGTGGAAGATGAATTGAGAAAGCTTCAGAAGGTCCAGAATGCTGAGTATCAGGCGACTCTGGGACGTCGAGAGGGAATTCATCAGACTGTGGCTAAGGATGTGGGCGAGATCTTTCGTGGGAAGACCACTCTGCAGCTGGAGGAGCtgaagaagaaaattgaaaataaaatttccggACAGAGTGATGGAGTTGATGTTGGATATTGGGAGAGTTTGCTGTCCCAGCTGAAGGCTCACATGGCCAGATCGAGGCTTCGGGATCGTCATCAAGAGAATCTGAAGCACAAATTGGAACTACTGCGCCAGGAACAGTCGCAAATAGCTGACGAGGAAATCAAGAAGGAGCCAAAATATTCACCAGAACCCAGCACAAGTAGATCTGTGGAGGAAGAATCTTCCACCACCCAAGAATCATCTCAGGAAGAAGAAGGCCCCGAAGAGTCCAGCATAGTGGAAGAAAGTATTGGACTCTACCTCAAAGGCAACTACAGCCCTCCTTATATCCGGGAAGATGATCTTGAGCCAGGAACTCTGGTGATATCCGGTGATGATGACTTTGCTAAGCTCGAGTACCTCCGGAATCAAATGATGGGACGCGAGGAAGAAGATCCAGAAGCCTCGCATGAAGATCTTCGAATGCAAAAGGAAGCTCGCAAGGGAATGAATGACGATGAAGCTGAATTCGCAGTGGAATCCAAACTAGATGCCCAGATTTATCTCTGGTCGGACAAATACCGTCCCCGTAAGCCCAGGTACTTTAACCGGGTACACACAGGTTTTGAGTGGAACAAATACAATCAGACTCACTACGATCTGGAGAATCCTCCGCCAAAAATTGTTCAGGGAtacaaattcaacatcttctATCCTGATCTCATTGACAAAAACAAAACACCCAAGTACTTCCTGACACCGTGTGCAGATAACAGAGACTTCGCCACGCTGAGATTCCAAGCGGGACCTCCGTACGAGGATATCGCCTTCAAGATTGTCAACAGGGATTGGGAGTTCAGCTACAAAAGAGGATTCCGGTGCCAATTTCACAATAACATCTTTCAGTTGTGGTTCCACTTCAAGAGATACCGCTACAGgcggtaaattttttttttggttttcataGAGAGGAAATATGTAATCAATATTTCTTTGAgggatgataaaaaaaaaacattttagcaATTACTTTTGTTCTCACTTTTCTCAAGGAAGTGTAAAAATTTAAGCGCGATCACTGAGTTTTCCCAATATTCCGCTAGAGGCGTTGTCTGATTTCATCCAGATGTGTATTAGGGGAATTTGGTAACTTTGTTTTTACACTTATTAGACAAAAATTTGGAAGTAGGggaagtgtgctaaatttcggccagcttctaatttcggccatgaaaataaatttattgatggATTTGggtgtcaaagcctttgtaaattccacaaaaagcgctcaattataaagaatcacgataaaataggaagaactacagtgaatttgagcaaattagcttcataattaaacgtgaaaattgtcagtaaaatttttcgcccaattgagggagagtctactgtaaaataatattttaaaagtagaaaagaatatttaatataaataagcaaataagtgaaaaacggtaaaaagtcatgtaattttttatttcctctcttttaaaattaatatacacCGACTTTTTAGTTGACAGTTATTggattttgccaaaaaaagacAATTGTGTTGACCCCGTTGACCCTCTATCAGCACGTAAGACCGTCTCTAGACggttttcacaaaaatcacatttaccatttttttatttatttaaaagtgctatagtgtcctcgcaCTACCATcctttgaaagtttgaactcattttgactctttgtGTAGTTGTTAtcccccagttttgtgtgacaagtcaaagaaaaagcaacaaaaaatattcgtacaaaaaacttttccaatttcaagaaaaataccgatttaaagtttatctaactaaaataaatttattttttactgaaagatttGTCATTCcactttgtgtattttattaaaaaaaatgaaaaagttaaaatgtgaattttagaagcaaaaaaagtttcaaaaaaattttatattttctcacctagcgcctaaattaaaaaagataatgaagaatggatggttttttcgactttattggattatagttatcctagaaaacattttctaacaactttttttttgcatattaaagaaaatactgttagaaGGTTAATTTCCTAAAGTACATCTCATAATCTTCGAATATGATTGCATagtgattaagaaaaaaaattgaaggtaAGAAGCTATTGAGTAATGACCTTTACACACTAGAAGAGAaatatatgtccatattgaagagtttttcgtacacgagcgtagggaatttgcttcaatatggacattaatttctttagtgtgttgATGCCATAAGGCTTAGGAGAAACTAGGACAAAACTAAAAACCACAAGCTTTTCTGAAGACCATTTTCCTCTATCACGAAGAGAAATGTCTCTTTCGAGCCATTTTCCAAATCTAAAAGTATGGATTTGAAAAACATCTCAAAATGTTGGGTCAAATAGCAACGAGGGCAGTTAAGTTAGACATCAGAACTAAGagaaaccatggcaaatttgagcatatttgcttcatttgataatcataatcaaacttgaaaaatgtcaacaaacttttttcaaatttaactgctgcccgaattaaaaagtagcccgatcttaaaagagctgaattagcgagagtctactttaaccaaataaagtaaaatttaaccaaaacaGTTTAAAAAATTAGCCTTCCAAAACGACTGACTTCTGaccttcaatatttcaaaatggcgaattttccggtcataggtatgttttgGGCAAAATTTTTGTCTGGACTACCTCTGAAACCTATCCGAAAATAATTGAATAccgaaaataaacaaaaataattggccaattttgagaaaaataaaagaaaataaaatacatggttttggagagttGGAATGACTGAgaggaaaaaggaaaataatcGTATGGAAATAATTGGGAGTTACCGAAGAACAGTAAGTTGATATCTTTCGTTGTTTAAGCTCCAAGGCGGTGAAAAGTTGGAAAAATGCGCTTTGTAGCAGTAAAGATgacgtctacacattagtagaaatttctttaaaaaatgcctttttaaagaaaatttcccctatccttgtcggcagaaacgtcagaattattttaaaaaaggccatttttgacgaaaatttctactagtgtgtagacaccagaaaattttttttattacgatagaaatacagtagactctcgctaattcggctcttttaagatggggctactttataattcgggcggcagttatatttgaaaaaagtttgctgacatttttcaagttcgattaggattataaaatttagcaaatatgctcaaatttgtcatgactTGTCatagctttgatgtgattttgcattattaagaggttttcataaaatttatgatACCAATGAGCATATaaataaactcaatatgagtatgcagatgaacaaaaagtcgttgcatttcaaacaatttgttgcccgaatttGTCTCTAATGCGGTTGACATTTCAGTCCCAAACGCCTGTatttgggagagtctactgtaaataatCAGAAACAAAGTTG encodes the following:
- the LOC129805594 gene encoding splicing factor Cactin, producing MPKKSKKSKHRSRRDDSSDSGSSSDYRRSDKRKHAKKKKKSRRRSSSSSSSEEDSTKKSFELMKRLEARRQQEILDRKRLREEMKANETPEEKRARRLFEKQQKEQKRRERMGWDKEYQHYTNQDNPFGDSHLTSTFVWSKKLEKEGLKDATAEQLEALNRHKQLENKIELEKVKKRRQERELERQKREEEQNMMQRSREAAQFEEWERQEDQFHLEQARLRSKIRIQDGRAKPIDLLAQYISEKNLDDCLEMQMHEPYTYLNGLGIKDLEDLTADIKVYMELEKSKNSEYWEDLTIIVEDELRKLQKVQNAEYQATLGRREGIHQTVAKDVGEIFRGKTTLQLEELKKKIENKISGQSDGVDVGYWESLLSQLKAHMARSRLRDRHQENLKHKLELLRQEQSQIADEEIKKEPKYSPEPSTSRSVEEESSTTQESSQEEEGPEESSIVEESIGLYLKGNYSPPYIREDDLEPGTLVISGDDDFAKLEYLRNQMMGREEEDPEASHEDLRMQKEARKGMNDDEAEFAVESKLDAQIYLWSDKYRPRKPRYFNRVHTGFEWNKYNQTHYDLENPPPKIVQGYKFNIFYPDLIDKNKTPKYFLTPCADNRDFATLRFQAGPPYEDIAFKIVNRDWEFSYKRGFRCQFHNNIFQLWFHFKRYRYRR